The nucleotide sequence CGCGGATTGAACGGCAGGTGCGTCGCCGGGTCAGCTCTCGTCGTGGTGGTCATCGCGGGGAGTACACGGCGGGGGCGGCCTTTGCGGGGGTGGACGCCGGGTCAGCTCTCGCCGCGGTGGTCATCGCCGTAGTGGTCATCGCGGGGTTGGACGCCGGGATAGCTCTCGCCGTGGCGGACGTCGCCACTGTGGCGTCCCGGTGATGACCACCGTCGCGCAAGCAGGTGTACGTCGTACCAAGAGTTCCGGCCGTCTTCCCACGCGTCGGAGTGGCTTGCCCGCGTTGGTGCAGGTTGCGGCACTCGCGCTCGGAACCACCGGCTCCCGCAGGACTTCCCCCGGCGCGTACACCTAGGCCGGCGCACCCGTTAGTGCGGCCACGCCATACGCAGAGCACGAACCGCCCCGAATTCGCGGTCACGCCGCACCGTGCCGATTCGCGCTCGAGCCAGGCGTGGTCCCCTCCCGTGCGTAGCCGCTTCCCCCGCACGTAGCCGCCCACACCAACGATCTGCCCGTTGATGTTTCACGTGAAACATCCTCCCAAGACCACCGCAGGCTGCAAGGGGATACGGCGCTGCGGTAAGTAGCAGCACGGCGCGGCCCTGCGCCGTCGGCAAGAGTCACCGAACAGAGCCCACAACCCCGATGTTTCACGTGAAACATCGCCGCATACCGCCGGCGTGGCAGACTATTGCCCGAAAGCACACCCGCCGGGAGGGAAAATCACGTGACCGAGACGAACCCACAACGAGGCAACCGGCTGGATCCCTGGCTCGACTCCTACGCCACCCGCGCGTACGGCCTACGTGAGTCCGAGACCCGCTCCCTGTTCGCCGTCGCCTCCAGGCCCGAGGTGGTCTCACTGGCAGGCGGCATGCCCAACTTGAAAGGCCTCCCACTGGACGCCCTGGCAGAGGCGACCGCTCGCATGATCCGTAAAGACGGCGGCCGCGCACTCCAGTACGGGAACGGTCAGGGAATGCCGCGCCTGCGGGAGCAGATCCCCGAGGTTATGGCACTAGAGGGAATCGACGCCGACGCCGACGACGTTGTCATCACTACCGGCTCGCAGCAGGCCGTCGACATCGTCACCGAGCTGTTCATCGACCCCGGCGATGTCATCCTCACCGAGGCGCCCACATACGTCGGCTCCCTGTCCATCTTCTCCACCTACCAGGCCGACATCCAGCAGGCACCTATCGATGCCGAAGGCGTCATCCCCGCTGCGCTGGAGGAGGCCATCACCGGCCTGGAGCGGCAGGGTCGTCGAGTGAAGTTCTTCTACTGCCTGCCCAACTTCCACAACCCGGCCGGCGTCACCCTCTCGGAGGAGCGGCGCCCACAGGTCATTGAGATCTGCCGCCGGCACCACATCCTCATCATCGAGGACAATCCCTACGGTCTACTCGACTTCCAGGGGCGCACCCACACGGCGCTTAAGACCCTGGCGCCCGACGACGTCGTCTACCTGGGTTCATTCTCCAAGATCTTCGCCCCCGGTTACCGCGTCGGCTGGGCCGTGGCACCACCCGCCGTGCGCGACAAGATGAAGCTCGCCTCCGAAGCCGCCATCCTGTGTCCGAGCTCGGTGGGCCAGTTCTCCGTCTCGACCTACCTGGACAACTTCGACTGGCGCAGCCAGATCAGCGACTTCCGCACCATGTACCGCAAGCGGCGTGACGCCATGGTCGACGCCCTCGCCGAGTTCATGCCGATGTGCACGTGGAACGTACCCGAAGGCGGCTTCTACGTCTGGGTGGGCCTACCCGAGGGCCTAGACGCCAAAGAGATGCTGCCGCGAGCCGTCACGAACCTTGTCGCGTACGTCTCCGGTACCGCCTTCTACGCCGGAGGAAGAGCGGGCCGCGACCATATGCGACTGTCCTTCTGCTACCCCGAGCCAGTTGAGATCCGGGAAGGTGTGCGTCGGCTTTCCGAAGTAGTTGCCCACGACCTAGACCTAATCGATCTCTTCGGTCCTGCCCGTCAGCGCCCGTCGGGTGGGGTCTCCGCGCCGTCTCCGGATCAGGTCTGAGCCGGTCACCGCATGCCAGCAATTCGACACCAAGGAGCCACCATGCCTGACACCTCCACAACCCCTGACACACCTACCAGCGCCTCACCGGAGGCACCTACCCCCACCGCCGCACCCCTGCGGGTGGCCATCCTCACCGGCGGTCTCAGCCATGAACGCGAGGTCTCACTGCGTTCAGGGAACCGGGTCATGGGTGTGCTGAAGCACCTGGGCCACACGGTCGTGATGCTCGACGTCGACGCCCGCACCATCCCTTCGCTCAAGGCATTCAGCCCCGACGTTGTCTGGCCACTGGTGCACGGCGGGCACGGGGAGGACGGCGGCCTGCAGAACGTGCTGATCGCCCTTGGCCTGCCGTACGTCGGCACGCACTCCGACGGCTGTCAACGCGCCTCCTTCAAGCCGACCGCCAAGGCGTCTGTGCGTGCTGCCGGCGTACTCACACCGGACTCCGTTACCCTGCCCAAGGCGTACTTCAGCCAGCTTGGCGCCCAGGAGGTACTAGGTGTGGTCGCCAGCCACCTCGGCCTACCCGTCGTCGTAAAACCGAATCAAGGCGGCTCCGGACTGGGGGTCTCCTATGCGTCCGACGCGGATGAGCTGCGCACCGCCATGGTTTCCTGCTTCGCCTACGATGAGCGGGCCCTGATCGAGAACTACGTCGAGGGCACCGAGCTCGCCGTCTCCGTGGTGGACACCGGCGATGGTCCCAGGGCGCTGCCGCCCGTGGAAGTCGTCTCACAGGGTCGCTATGACTTTGACGCCCGCTACAACCCGGGCCGCTCCGAGTACTTCGTTCCCGCCCGCCTGGACTCCGAGTCACTGGACCGTGTCCAGGAGATGGCGGTGACCGTGCACCGCACCCTGGGGCTGGGAAACATCTCCCGCACCGACCTGATTCTCGATGCGAACGGTCAGCCCTGGTTCATCGACGTTAACGTCATCCCGGGCATGACCGAGATGTCCCTGTTCCCAATGGCCGCTAAGGCTGCTGGCGACTTGCCGCAGTTGTACGACCGGCTGGTGCACAATCCGGCGGTTCACTGCTGACACATCGATCCGGTTACTCGTTACCGGGGATAGTCGCGGGCCGCGATGTTTCACGTGAAACATCGCGGCCCGCGACTATTCGTTGTAGCTACCGGGCGCTCCTCAGCGGGCGCCGCAGCCGCGCAGTGGCATGCTCAGCCCTCAGCCAATGAGGTTCCGGGTGCCATGGCCTCAACGATTCGGGCCAGATCCTCATCACCGGCGAACTCGATGGTGATGCGTCCCTTCTTGGCCCCTCGCGTCACCTTCACGCGAGTATCGAAGGCGTCCGACAGGCGGGTGGACAGGGCAGGCAATGGGGTATTGCGGCTGCGCGACGACGTCGGTGCACTGGGAACGGCCTCCGTCGACTCTCCGTAGACCGCCACCAGCTCCTCCGTGGCGCGTACCGAGAGTCCCTCGGCGACAACCCGTTGAGCCACGCGCTCCATAGCGGCCGCATCGGGGAGGCCGAGCAGGGCGCGAGCGTGGCCTGCCGACAGCACCTCCGCGGCCACACGCCGCTGCACCAGGGGAGGCAGCTTCATCAGGCGCAGCGTGTTGGAGATCTGGGAGCGGGACCGGGCAATCTTGGCGGACAGCTCCGCCTGGGTGCAGTCGAAGTCCTCAAGCAGCTGCTGATAGGCGGCCGCCTCCTCCAACGGATTCAGCTGGACGCGGTGCAGGTTCTCCAGCAGCGCGTCCCGCAGCAGTTCCTCATCGGCGGTGTACCTGACCACGGCCGGGATGGACTCCAGCCCCGCCTCCTTGGCGGCACGCAGGCGGCGCTCACCCATGACCAGCTCGTAGACGACGGTCTCATCCCCGTCCACAGGCTCCGCGGCGCCACCGTCTCCGGAGCCGGTCCCGGAAGCCGGCGCGGATTGCGTGCGGGCCTGCGCGCTTTGCGAAACCGCCTCGTCCAGGCGGCGCACCACAATGGGCTGAAGCAGGCCAACCTCCTTGATCGAGTTGGCCAGCTCCGCAATGTCATCCTCGTCGAACACCTGCCGGGGCTGCCGCCGGTTCGGCACGATTACCTCAATCGGCAGCTCGGCGAAGGTGGCTCCAGGAACCGGCACCAGCTCCGCCTCGAAACCCTCGGAGCCGTCCTCTGCCTGCGGCCCGGCCGATGTTTCACGTGAAACATCGGCGCCCGGGGCTGCCGACGCCGTAGAAGCTGATCCGGGCGCAGCCCTCCCGGCGTCTGGGCTGTCTCCCGCAGCCGGGGCAGCTACGTCGGAGTGCTCGCTTGTGCGCGATTCCCCGACGCCGGCCCGCGCCGCATCCGTGTGCCGTGCCCGGCCGCCGGATCGACGTGAACGCTTGGACGGCGCCAACAGCGTGGCGGCAATGTCATCGGAGCGCCGCCGGGTGTCCTTGCCTACTCCATCACTGGCGGCTGCATCAGCCGTACCGCCGACACCGCTCCGAGGCGCATCGGGGAAGAACACATCCGAGGGCCGCCGCTCGGGATGCTCCGCCTGCGCATCCGGAATCAGTGCCTGCAGGCCACGCCCCAGTCCGCGCTTCTTCTGAGCCATCGTCATGCCTCCGTGGATTCTTGCCGCTGCTCCTGCTCCTGTGCCGACATCACGGCGGCGCGTGCAGCGATCTCAAAGGCCAGCTTCTTGTATGCGACCGCTCCCGTTGAGCGAGGATCCCAGAACACGACCGGTGAGCCGAAGGACGGTGC is from Actinomyces sp. 432 and encodes:
- a CDS encoding ParB/RepB/Spo0J family partition protein; this translates as MAQKKRGLGRGLQALIPDAQAEHPERRPSDVFFPDAPRSGVGGTADAAASDGVGKDTRRRSDDIAATLLAPSKRSRRSGGRARHTDAARAGVGESRTSEHSDVAAPAAGDSPDAGRAAPGSASTASAAPGADVSRETSAGPQAEDGSEGFEAELVPVPGATFAELPIEVIVPNRRQPRQVFDEDDIAELANSIKEVGLLQPIVVRRLDEAVSQSAQARTQSAPASGTGSGDGGAAEPVDGDETVVYELVMGERRLRAAKEAGLESIPAVVRYTADEELLRDALLENLHRVQLNPLEEAAAYQQLLEDFDCTQAELSAKIARSRSQISNTLRLMKLPPLVQRRVAAEVLSAGHARALLGLPDAAAMERVAQRVVAEGLSVRATEELVAVYGESTEAVPSAPTSSRSRNTPLPALSTRLSDAFDTRVKVTRGAKKGRITIEFAGDEDLARIVEAMAPGTSLAEG
- a CDS encoding aminotransferase-like domain-containing protein; translated protein: MTETNPQRGNRLDPWLDSYATRAYGLRESETRSLFAVASRPEVVSLAGGMPNLKGLPLDALAEATARMIRKDGGRALQYGNGQGMPRLREQIPEVMALEGIDADADDVVITTGSQQAVDIVTELFIDPGDVILTEAPTYVGSLSIFSTYQADIQQAPIDAEGVIPAALEEAITGLERQGRRVKFFYCLPNFHNPAGVTLSEERRPQVIEICRRHHILIIEDNPYGLLDFQGRTHTALKTLAPDDVVYLGSFSKIFAPGYRVGWAVAPPAVRDKMKLASEAAILCPSSVGQFSVSTYLDNFDWRSQISDFRTMYRKRRDAMVDALAEFMPMCTWNVPEGGFYVWVGLPEGLDAKEMLPRAVTNLVAYVSGTAFYAGGRAGRDHMRLSFCYPEPVEIREGVRRLSEVVAHDLDLIDLFGPARQRPSGGVSAPSPDQV
- a CDS encoding D-alanine--D-alanine ligase family protein, whose product is MPDTSTTPDTPTSASPEAPTPTAAPLRVAILTGGLSHEREVSLRSGNRVMGVLKHLGHTVVMLDVDARTIPSLKAFSPDVVWPLVHGGHGEDGGLQNVLIALGLPYVGTHSDGCQRASFKPTAKASVRAAGVLTPDSVTLPKAYFSQLGAQEVLGVVASHLGLPVVVKPNQGGSGLGVSYASDADELRTAMVSCFAYDERALIENYVEGTELAVSVVDTGDGPRALPPVEVVSQGRYDFDARYNPGRSEYFVPARLDSESLDRVQEMAVTVHRTLGLGNISRTDLILDANGQPWFIDVNVIPGMTEMSLFPMAAKAAGDLPQLYDRLVHNPAVHC